In one window of Labeo rohita strain BAU-BD-2019 unplaced genomic scaffold, IGBB_LRoh.1.0 scaffold_1030, whole genome shotgun sequence DNA:
- the LOC127157304 gene encoding uncharacterized protein LOC127157304: MASDSDPESVKLNLVVCGSNRELKSFISNLILNQSERRSELSSECVRRDVELHGRLISLVELPALFNTQLSEEEVMRQTHRCVSLCHPGVHVFIIIIPDAPINIEDKAEMEEIQRIFSSRINKHIMILIKQNSEHQTEKLNEETQSVIESFGGRHHFIDLNTQVCVLMEKLEQMVEENSGVCFSTETLFDAQMEKMLKSDEMKGRIHSLETWFQTQDSRDREDELRIVLLGKTGVGKSSTGNTILGREALISDISQTSVTKVCQKETAEINGRHITVIDTPGLFDTELSNEEIQREIKNCISMILPGPHVFIIVINLGQRFTQEEKTSVKIIQEMFGENSLKYTMVLFTRGDDLKNKTIEQFLGKPESALNQLIESCGNRFHVFNNKQTGDQTQVTDLLQKIDNMVKANGGSYYSCKMFREMERQIQEQQKKILMEKVKQLNREKEELINKHKKEKMKLKMMMEDQRQSHDKERKRRDEEFREREEQYKRDIKDREEQERNIREELKREREEWEKQKQQERQRREEEEEKFRKKEQSMWDEYYVKLQEEREKVRERKKIFSSNMKKRKRG; this comes from the exons ATCCAGAGAGTGTGAAGCTGAATCTGGTTGTGTGTGGGAGTAACAGAGAATTAAAATCCTTCATATCAAACCTGATCCTGAATCAGAGCGAGAGAAGATCAGAGCTCAGCTCAGAGTGTGTGAGGAGAGACGTGGAGCTTCATGGACGTCTGATCAGTCTGGTGGAGCTTCCAGCTCTGTTCAACACTCAGCTCTCAGAGGAGGAAGTGATGCGTCAGACTCACCGCTGTGTGTCTCTCTGTCATCCTGGAGTTCAtgttttcatcatcatcattcctGATGCTCCAATTAATATTGAAGACAAAGCAGAAATGGAGGAGATCCAGAGGATATTCAGCTCAAGAATCAACAAACACATCATGATCCTCATAAAGCAGAATTCAGAGCATCAGACAGAAAAACTGAATGAAGAAACACAGTCTGTCATTGAGAGTTTTGGAGGACGACATCATTTCATTGACCTGAAcacacaagtgtgtgtgttgatGGAGAAACTGGAGCAGATGGTTGAGGAAAATAGTGGTGTTTGTTTCTCCACAGAGACATTGTTTGACGCACAGatggagaaaatgctgaaatctgATGAGATGAAGGGGAGAATCCATTCATTAGAGACATGGTTTCAGACACAAG ATTCAAGAGACAGAGAAGATGAACTGAGGATTGTGCTGCTGGGAAAAACTGgagttggaaagagttcaactGGAAACACTATTTTGGGAAGAGAAGCACTGATATCAGACATATCTCAAACGTCTGTTACTAAAGTTTGTCAGAAAGAAACAGCTGAAATCAATGGCCGACACATAACTGTGATCGACACTCCAGGCCTGTTTGATACTGAACTCAGTAATGAAGAAATACAGAGAGAAATCAAAAACTGCATCTCCATGATCCTGCCTGGACCTCATGTGTTCATCATTGTGATCAATTTAGGGCAACGATTCACTCAAGAGGAGAAAACATCAGTGAAGATCATTCAAGAGATGTTTGGTGAAAACTCTTTAAAATACACCATGGTTCTCTTTACCAGAGGAgatgatctgaaaaataaaaccattgAACAGTTTCTGGGAAAACCTGAATCTGCTTTGAATCAGCTGATTGAATCGTGTGGAAACAGATTCCATGTGTTCAATAATAAACAGACTGGAGACCAAACACAGGTGACTGATCTACTGCAGAAGATAGACAACATGGTGAAAGCAAATGGAGGGAGTTACTACTCATGTAAGATGTTCAGAGAGATGGAAAGACAAATACAAGAACAACAAAAGAAGATACTGATGGAGAAAGTGAAGCAGTTGaacagagaaaaagaagaactgataaacaaacataaaaaagagaaaatgaagtTAAAGATGATGATGGAAGACCAACGACAGAGTCAtgacaaagagagaaagagaagagatgAAGAgtttagagagagagaagaacaaTATAAAAGAGACATTAAAGACAGAGAGGAACAAGAGAGAAATATACGAGAGGAGCTGAAAAGAGAACGAGAGGAATgggagaaacagaaacaacaggaaagacaaagaagagaagaagaggaggagaaattcagaaagaaagaacagtCAATGTGGGATGAATATTATGTGAAACTTcaagaagagagagaaaaagtcagagagagaaagaagatcTTCAGTTCAAACATGAAGAAGAGAAAAAGAGGATGA